In Candidatus Cohnella colombiensis, one DNA window encodes the following:
- a CDS encoding (Fe-S)-binding protein has protein sequence MASTAGKPAIEHTNPLARTLLAKLDYDQLTNCMRCGFCLPACPTFSETGMEPASPRGRITMMKAAVDGLMVPDQQFQDQMHQCLGCRACEPACPADVKYGQLIEQTKEAIEEHTTHSLPIKVIRKTVFKTLFPKRGSLKLLGGSMAFYQKSGLQKVARATGVMKLLPKQLSEMEAILPPASSKGVIERIGTFYPAKGEAIAKVAMFRGCIMDVMFADTNVNTVELLSAAGFDVYIPESQVCCGALHAHSGEMKDARGLAAINIDTFKQLDVDYIVSNAGGCGALLVEYDHLMQEDEKYRESAKWFASRVIDVSTLVVEKGRIPKFEQKESSLQTEKIKVTYQDSCHLRNVMKGSNAPRTLMKQIVNAEYVEMVESDRCCGSAGIYNVVQPEMAGSILEHKMEHANNTQASYMLTSNPGCLLQMKLGIEKHKPEQPMKAMHIVDFLHDRMVVSK, from the coding sequence ATGGCTAGTACAGCAGGAAAACCAGCAATCGAGCATACGAACCCGTTAGCTCGAACTCTATTAGCGAAGCTCGACTATGACCAGTTAACCAATTGTATGCGATGTGGCTTCTGCTTGCCTGCTTGTCCAACATTCAGTGAGACGGGCATGGAGCCAGCCTCTCCACGTGGACGAATTACGATGATGAAGGCGGCAGTCGATGGATTAATGGTTCCGGATCAGCAATTCCAAGATCAAATGCACCAATGCTTAGGCTGTCGTGCTTGTGAACCAGCTTGTCCGGCAGATGTAAAGTATGGTCAATTAATTGAACAGACGAAGGAAGCGATCGAGGAGCACACTACGCATTCATTGCCGATTAAAGTGATACGTAAGACGGTATTCAAAACGTTATTTCCGAAGCGTGGCAGTTTGAAGCTGCTCGGAGGCTCAATGGCGTTCTATCAAAAATCCGGTTTGCAAAAAGTAGCGCGAGCAACTGGTGTAATGAAGCTGTTACCGAAGCAATTATCGGAGATGGAAGCCATTTTACCACCAGCCAGCTCTAAGGGGGTAATTGAGCGCATCGGTACTTTTTATCCAGCAAAGGGCGAAGCGATCGCCAAGGTTGCGATGTTCCGCGGTTGTATAATGGATGTGATGTTCGCAGATACAAATGTGAATACCGTGGAACTGCTGTCTGCTGCTGGCTTTGACGTCTACATTCCTGAAAGTCAGGTATGCTGTGGCGCGCTGCATGCGCATAGTGGAGAAATGAAAGACGCTAGAGGCCTGGCAGCCATAAATATCGATACATTCAAACAGCTTGATGTCGACTACATTGTGTCCAATGCAGGTGGTTGTGGTGCGCTGCTCGTCGAATATGATCATCTGATGCAGGAGGATGAAAAGTATCGTGAGTCCGCAAAATGGTTTGCTTCAAGAGTGATCGATGTCAGTACATTGGTTGTAGAAAAGGGTCGTATACCGAAATTTGAACAAAAAGAAAGCTCTCTACAAACGGAGAAAATAAAAGTGACATATCAGGATTCCTGTCATCTACGCAATGTAATGAAAGGCTCTAATGCCCCACGTACATTAATGAAGCAAATCGTAAACGCTGAATATGTGGAAATGGTCGAATCTGATCGTTGCTGCGGTTCTGCCGGTATATACAATGTTGTACAGCCCGAGATGGCGGGTTCCATTCTTGAGCACAAGATGGAGCATGCGAACAACACACAAGCAAGCTATATGCTGACGAGTAATCCAGGCTGTCTGCTGCAAATGAAGCTTGGTATTGAAAAGCATAAACCTGAACAGCCGATGAAAGCGATGCACATCGTTGATTTTTTACATGATCGGATGGTTGTATCAAAGTAA
- a CDS encoding MurR/RpiR family transcriptional regulator: MSLNDNVLIKIREMRESFTPVERLVGDYILENTNEIPHLSIKELAQSSKTSDASVLRFCKTMGYSGYRNFIVSISASLGSRDEDLKDQYTDIQPGDDLTTIISNISLNNMKSIEDTLSVVDRKEIARAVELLCHSKRIVFFGIGASGIVCKDGEQKFSRINKMCHAYTDGHSQLTAATLLEKDDVAIFISNSGATSDIIDALDIAQKNKAKCIAITKYNKSELAERANIVLSISTPEITIRSGAMGSRIAMLTIIDILFAGVASAEYKDVKSYLTKTHNILKKKQKN; this comes from the coding sequence ATGAGTTTAAATGACAACGTATTAATTAAGATTCGAGAAATGAGAGAAAGCTTTACTCCAGTTGAACGATTGGTTGGAGATTACATCTTAGAAAATACGAATGAAATTCCTCATTTATCGATCAAGGAATTGGCTCAATCAAGTAAAACAAGCGATGCATCTGTCCTTCGTTTCTGTAAAACGATGGGTTACAGCGGCTATCGTAATTTTATTGTGAGCATATCAGCTTCTTTAGGTTCTCGTGATGAGGATCTAAAAGATCAATATACAGATATTCAACCGGGTGATGATCTCACCACAATTATTTCAAATATTTCATTGAATAATATGAAGTCTATCGAAGACACGCTTAGTGTCGTTGATCGAAAAGAAATTGCTAGAGCTGTAGAATTGCTGTGTCATAGTAAGCGGATTGTTTTCTTCGGGATAGGTGCCTCAGGTATCGTTTGTAAGGACGGGGAACAGAAGTTCTCGCGAATTAATAAGATGTGTCATGCCTACACGGATGGTCATAGTCAGCTCACAGCAGCCACTTTGCTGGAGAAAGATGATGTTGCCATTTTCATTTCTAATTCTGGAGCGACGAGTGATATTATTGACGCACTGGATATTGCTCAGAAGAACAAAGCGAAATGTATTGCGATTACGAAGTACAATAAAAGTGAGCTCGCAGAGCGAGCGAATATCGTTCTTAGTATATCTACACCTGAAATCACAATTCGCAGTGGTGCTATGGGCTCGCGTATCGCTATGCTCACGATCATCGACATCTTATTTGCTGGTGTCGCAAGTGCAGAGTATAAAGATGTGAAATCCTACTTAACAAAGACGCATAACATATTGAAGAAAAAACAAAAAAATTAG
- the murQ gene encoding N-acetylmuramic acid 6-phosphate etherase translates to MNDYFAGLTTEAVNPDTFMIDEFTTEQMVQLMNQQDALVPAAITEVIPQITKAVDVLHHRLSHGGRMFYIGAGTSGRLGVLDASECPPTFGTDPSLVQGYIAGGDIALRNAVEGCEDDVDEGRALIESIGVTDKDVIIGISASGSASYVIAALKKAKEHGAATIGVCNNKGSKFEPIVDVCISPVVGPEVISGSTRLKAGTAQKLVLNMLTTCTMVKLGKTYNNLMVDLKASNIKLVDRSVRMIMNTTGVDASTAAETLEKASMNCKLAIMMIKTGLEAKEAEHALDANGGRLKQAILSLA, encoded by the coding sequence ATGAATGACTACTTTGCGGGATTAACGACAGAAGCCGTGAATCCAGACACATTTATGATTGATGAATTTACGACGGAACAGATGGTCCAGTTAATGAACCAACAAGATGCTCTAGTCCCCGCGGCTATAACTGAGGTAATTCCTCAGATTACAAAGGCGGTAGATGTTCTACATCATAGGTTGTCTCATGGTGGAAGAATGTTTTATATAGGAGCTGGCACATCGGGAAGGTTGGGTGTTCTGGATGCTTCAGAATGTCCTCCTACCTTTGGTACAGATCCTTCCTTAGTACAAGGCTATATTGCTGGTGGTGATATTGCTTTGCGAAATGCAGTAGAAGGTTGTGAAGATGACGTTGATGAAGGGAGAGCGCTAATCGAAAGCATCGGTGTTACAGACAAAGATGTAATTATTGGGATTTCGGCGAGTGGTAGTGCAAGCTATGTGATTGCAGCTTTAAAGAAAGCAAAGGAACATGGGGCAGCTACTATTGGTGTTTGTAACAACAAAGGCTCAAAGTTTGAACCCATCGTAGATGTTTGTATATCACCTGTTGTAGGTCCTGAGGTCATTAGTGGCTCGACTCGATTAAAGGCGGGAACTGCTCAAAAGCTGGTGCTAAATATGCTAACAACATGCACCATGGTCAAGTTAGGAAAAACGTATAACAACTTAATGGTCGATCTAAAGGCAAGTAATATAAAGCTAGTAGATCGCTCAGTCCGAATGATTATGAATACGACTGGTGTAGATGCTTCAACTGCCGCAGAAACACTTGAAAAAGCATCTATGAACTGTAAGTTGGCAATAATGATGATTAAAACGGGGTTAGAAGCAAAAGAAGCAGAGCACGCGCTTGACGCAAATGGAGGACGCTTGAAACAAGCAATCCTATCATTAGCTTAG